The following nucleotide sequence is from Brachyspira suanatina.
GCTCAAGATGTATTTGTGAAAATAGAATTTGATGATGAAAACGATAAATTTGATTTAGTATTTTATAATAAAGATTTAAATGATTTAGATAAAGAAGAAGCTTATAATATATTTTTTTTAATAATGGAAAATTCTATAGGAGAAGGTTTATCAAGAGTATATATAAGATATGCTGATATAAGCAATAGAAAATTAAATAATATGCTGCTGCTTATAGAATTAGAAAAATATATTAAAAAAACATTAACTTTCCATAAAAAAAAGATTATAACAAACCCCATAGATCAATACTTAGCATATACTTCTGAACCTAAACAATCCAATACATTAAGATATGATATAATAGCAGGAACTACATCATATTATGAAACAGTTAATGATTATTACAATGAAAATACAGATGATATAATAGAAATATCTAAATGCGGAGCAAGAGCAATATTTTTATATTATACTTATGATTATAAAAATGATGATGAATCAAGAAAAGCAATATTAAATGAAAGATACGAAATACAGGAAAGATTAGAAAAAGAAGTGCTCGCTAGCGGAAATAAAGAAGCTGATATAGGAATAGTACTAGGAGGAGCTATGGGAGTATACAATATTTATATAGATTTGATTGTTTATGATGAAAATGAGTTCATAAAAAGAGCTAAATTACTTCTAGCCGAGTATGAAAGAAATTTCTATATATCTAAATTAAGAAAAAATTCAGATATAATAAGCATATTCGATTTATAAAATAATTATTTAGATACTGAAGTAGTAATCATTCTTTCATCAAATTTCTTTTTTATTCTATCAAACTTTTCTCTTGATCTCATTACAGCCGAACCCATTTTACTAATAGCTCTTTGATTTGCGGCGTATAATGTTAATGATTTTCTTGCATAAGAAGTCATCTCATTTTTCTTATCAGGATATAAATTTATTAACTTTATTATAGTATTATAATAACCTTCATTTGCTGCTATCATTCTATAATGCTTCATTTCAAGATCATTAATCTTATTTTCTCCTTCTTCCATATTAACTAATGAAGCAAAATTTTCATTATTATTTACATCTGATATATTTTCCATAGCTACCATTAAATTTTCTATAGTATTTATATAATCTTCTCTTGAAGCTTCCTCTCCCCTATTCAAAAATACTATAGGATCACTGTCAGCACTTTGATTTACAACTTTAGATCCGTCATCTATTGTATTAATATAAGCTTTTTTCGGATTTAATACTTCCTTATCATTATCTGTAATAACATCAACAACACCATCATCTAGAACAACTATAGTAGAACCGTCTTCTGCAAAAGCAACATCAAAACTTGTACCCCTCACAATAGAACTAGTAGTTGCAGTGTGTATTTCAACTAAAGCTCCAGCATCTTTATTTATATTAACTTTAATGTAACCTTCTAATAAAGATAAAGAAACTCTATTATTATCATCTTTTGAAATAGGCTTATTAACAAGAACTATAGTATTTTGAGGAACTATAATAGATCCTATTTTATCTCCTCTTCTGCTTAAAGTAAGATCAACACGAGTATTACTTGATGTTCTTAATCTATATTCACTATGTACTTCACTTCCTCTGAAAGCCCTAAGTGATTTATTTATATCAGTTCTTTCTATGAAAGCTAAACCAGATATTCCTGTCACTTTAAAAGAGATATCCTGTGATAATAAAATATTGCTAAATAATAAAGCAAATAATATTGCTGATAAAAATATTCTATTAAGCATAAATATACTCCTTAGTTTTAATGCATAAAACTACCAAGTAATATAAGTGTATAATTTAGTATAAAAAAAGTCAATAGTAATAAAATTCAAATTTACATATTTATATTTATATTGGGCAATGTAGGATAAGCAAATAACATATTTAAATTGAAATCTTGAACATTTAAATCTACTTCATTTTTTGTATCAAAACATATACTTATTATATATGAATCATCCAAAATAAAAGAAGCAAAAAATAAATTATCAGCATTTCTTACCTCTCTCTCAATAAGATCAACTTCTACAGAATTTTTTATATCAAAAATAGTTTTACCAAGCATTTTTATATATGCCTCTTTGATAGTCCATATAGTAAAAAAATCTATTTCTAGTTTATGAGTATTTTTAAGATATTCAATCTCACTTTTATAAAAATATTCTTTAGCAATAGCAAAATAATCTCTTTCCCTTATCTTCTCAGCATCTATTCCAACATTATATTCATTGCTCATAACAACAGCAAACAATTCTGAAGTATGAGTACCATTAAAATATAAACTATTTTCATTTTTGAAGTAAGGTTTTTTATTTTCTTCTCTTTCTATGATTAAATTATTTTTATTATAATGATTTTCAGACATAGAAAGAATCAAATTCTCTAAATTTTTTCTTGCATCTGCCCTATTCTCATTATCATTGAAACTATACTCTAAATAAGTCATCACAATATTACCCTATATTTAATAACAAATTATATTTTTATGAATACAGTATATATAAACAATTTTATTTTGTCAAAAATTATATTACATAATATAATAATATATTATAAATTAGACGCTAATAAAAATACTTATTAAATTATTTTAGCAATAGCTATATTATCAAAATTGTTTTATAAAAAATTATTAAACTTATATTTTATTCTGTTTTTTTTTCAAAATATCCTGATTATCTTTACGATATTTTTCATCTATATTTTTATATGGATTAAATGAATAATCAGAGTATAAATTTATAGTTTTATATATTTCTTTAGATATAGGTAATTGTAAATAAACAGGCATATCTTTAACTATATCTTTTTCAAATTCTGTATTCCTATCAATATATTGAACATTATTACAATCAACTAGAATTCTAAATTCATTTTCAAATTGAAAAGCATCACTTTTATAAAAGAAATCTTTAATATCATCATTAACATTTGTAATATTTTTATTAGGATCATATTCAATATCACCTATATAATAAACAGCATTATTAACAAATCTTTCTAATATACTTTTAATCAATATTCGTTTATTAAAAGTAATTCTAACTTTTATAATATCATCATTTTCTGTATATCCATATATTTTCCACATAGCATAAACATTATTAGTATTTACTGTTTTACTGAAACATGATATATAAATTTTGCTATTTATATCATATAATTTTTCATTATGATCTTCATATGTATATGGATGAGAAAAAGTCA
It contains:
- a CDS encoding tetratricopeptide repeat protein, coding for MSKKILEKIKELHNQSKHQKIIELIYSIDEEERDYEIILFFARALNNVQNYDEALDNLMYIREEGLFDPLWYYRTGYAYYHKNEKNTAKQYFSKAIELFENYDKKNIENFEEISNNIKNLYSLCFENEDKELSFVKRVKLFWKWFEDNEKEIDDIIKYKNKDIIHFLSHGVKIISDNLAFNIGRNYNFTFNIDGKNYLFYLTPRIISDMPEKLKEKWTFMPYIPSSNGVNFTIEIHNKRIEAQDVFVKIEFDDENDKFDLVFYNKDLNDLDKEEAYNIFFLIMENSIGEGLSRVYIRYADISNRKLNNMLLLIELEKYIKKTLTFHKKKIITNPIDQYLAYTSEPKQSNTLRYDIIAGTTSYYETVNDYYNENTDDIIEISKCGARAIFLYYTYDYKNDDESRKAILNERYEIQERLEKEVLASGNKEADIGIVLGGAMGVYNIYIDLIVYDENEFIKRAKLLLAEYERNFYISKLRKNSDIISIFDL
- a CDS encoding FecR domain-containing protein — its product is MLNRIFLSAILFALLFSNILLSQDISFKVTGISGLAFIERTDINKSLRAFRGSEVHSEYRLRTSSNTRVDLTLSRRGDKIGSIIVPQNTIVLVNKPISKDDNNRVSLSLLEGYIKVNINKDAGALVEIHTATTSSIVRGTSFDVAFAEDGSTIVVLDDGVVDVITDNDKEVLNPKKAYINTIDDGSKVVNQSADSDPIVFLNRGEEASREDYINTIENLMVAMENISDVNNNENFASLVNMEEGENKINDLEMKHYRMIAANEGYYNTIIKLINLYPDKKNEMTSYARKSLTLYAANQRAISKMGSAVMRSREKFDRIKKKFDERMITTSVSK
- a CDS encoding 4'-phosphopantetheinyl transferase family protein; translation: MTYLEYSFNDNENRADARKNLENLILSMSENHYNKNNLIIEREENKKPYFKNENSLYFNGTHTSELFAVVMSNEYNVGIDAEKIRERDYFAIAKEYFYKSEIEYLKNTHKLEIDFFTIWTIKEAYIKMLGKTIFDIKNSVEVDLIEREVRNADNLFFASFILDDSYIISICFDTKNEVDLNVQDFNLNMLFAYPTLPNININM